GACAGCCGGACGCCCAGCGCCGACTCCAGCCGGTTCCGGAGTTCGAGCGCCATCAGCGAGTCGACTCCCGCGGCAGTCAGCGGCGCCTTCCGGTCGATGAGAGCGGCGTCGAGGTGCAGGATCTGGCCGAGTTGCTCAGTCACGACGGCGTCGATCAAGCTCGGGCGTTCGGCAGGGGTGGCCGCACGCAGCCGGTCTGCGAACCAAGGAGCCGATGGCACCCTGCCGCTCTCCCCGCCGTCGTCAGGGAGTTCCGCGAACAGCGACGCACCGGCCGAAGCCGGGTAGAACGCCAGCCACTGTCGGAGATCGAGATCGGCCGCCGCGATCTGACTGGTGCTGCCACTCAGCAGCCGACCGAGGATGTCCATGCCTTGCTCGGGGGTCAGGGTGCCGACCCCCCGATGCGCGAGGCGCTCCCCTTCCGCGTTCCGTCCTGCCATGATGCCTTCCTGCGAGTACAACCCCCAGTCCACGCACAATGCCGTCAGGCCACCGTGTTCCCGATGCCGCGCGAGCGCGCCGAGGAATGCGTTGGCGGCCGCGTAGTTGGCCTGTCCCGGTGAGCCGAGCAGGGCCGCGGCCGACGAGTACATCACGAAGAACTCCAACTCTCGGTCGCCGGTCAGCTCATGCAGATTCCATGCGCCCCGCATCTTGGGTGCCAGCACGCGGTCGTACCGTTCAGCGTCCAGTTCCAGAATGGTTCGATCGTCGAGCACCATGGCCGCGTGCAGCACTCCACGCAGTGGCGGCATCCGCTCGTCGATATCCGAGAGCACCCGGGCGACGTCCTGGCGCCGGGCCACGTCCGCCCGCGCGACCACGACCTCGACGCCGTCCCTCCTGAGCTCAGCGATCCTGGCCTGCACGTCCGGAGCCGGATCGTGCCGTCCGGCCAGCACGAGGTGCCGCGCCCCGCGCGCGGCAAGCCAGGCCGCCAGGCCGATGCCGAGCCCGCCGAGCCCGCCGCTGATCAGGTATGTCCCCCCGCTGAGGGTCAGCTCGGCGTTTCCGGTCTCGAACGAGGCCCGTACCAGCCTGGCCAGGTTCCGCCCTTCCTCGCGTAACGCGACCTCGTCTTCGCCGTCCGCCCCGACCAGCTCGGGGAGGAGTTCTGCAGCGGAACGGCTTCGCGCCCATCCCGATTGGAGGTCGACCCGCGTGCACTCCAGTTCGGGATGTTCGACGCTCAATGTCCTTGCCAGACCCCACAACGGCGCTTGCGACACCGCGACCGGTTCGCGGCCCACCTGCTGCGCTCCCTTGGTGACCAGAAACAGCCGGGGCTGGTCCCGCAGGCGAAGGCGAACGAGCGCGCGGACCAGGCGCACCGTGCTGAGGCCGGTGATCTGCTGATCGGCGGTCAGCGTGTCGGCGGTGACGTGTTCGGTACCGGTGGTGTCCAAGCTCCACAGGTGCACCACCCCGACGCAGGCCCGCCCACCGTCGGCGACGTTGTCGAGCAGCGCGCTCCACGCATCGTCGTCGGCGATATCGATGTCCTCCTTGTCGAGCAGTACGCAGGTCTGGCCACGCTGTTCGAGCAGCGTGGCCAGCGACGTGCCGACACCGGTGGAATCGGTGAGCACCAGCCAGGTCCCGACAGCCCTTTCACCGGGATCCGGTGCCACGAGCCGTTCCCCCACACGCCATGTCACCTGGTAGAGCCAGTCCCGGTAGGGCTCTGCTTCGGCAGGTCTTGCCACCGTGAGCCCCTCGACCTCGACCAGCACCGTTCCGTCCTCGTCGAGGACCAACAGATCCCCACTGTCCTCGGTGGACCGTGCGCGCGCGTGTACCCACACGCGGCCACCGGGTGGCCGGTGGACGCGGAGCCGGTCGATCCGCACCGGTATGACCCCGCCGGTCGCCCGTCGGTCGAGCAGCACACCCCCGAGTACCTGGAAGCAGGCGTCCAGCAGCGCCGGGTGGCAGACATATCCCGAGGGCGACCCGGCCAGCTCGACCAACGCAACGCCCTCACCGTCACCGGCCCAGATCCGTTGCACACCACGGAAAGCCGGGCCGTAGCCGATGGTTCGCCTGGCATACCGTTCGTAGTGCTCGGCCACGGCGACCTCGGTGCGGCACCGGTCCCGCACCGACGATGGCGGCTCGGCCGTCGGTGGCCCGTCGTCGCTCACACGAACCGTTCCGTGCGCGCACGGAACCCACGGCTCGTCTCTCGTCGCTCGGCCGTAGACCTGAAAACGGCCGGAGTCGTCGATGAACTGGACGTGTCCGGAGCCGTCCTTCCCGAGAATCGCCATCCGGTCGAATGCGAGCTCCTCCAGCGCCGACGATCGCCCGAACGCACCGAGCGCCATCTCCACGTAGCCCGACGCCGGGAACACCACCACGCCGTCCACCGTATGGTCGGCCAGATACGGCAGATCCAGTTCGCGCTCCCAGATCCGGGTGCCCGGCGAGGTCGCCGGGCTGACCGGCTCACCGAGCAATGGATGCCCATGATCGGCGCGGGGACCCGGAACTCGGTCCACCCAGTGCCGCTCGCGCCGCCACGGGTAAGCAGGCAGCGGCACGCAGCGCCCGCCCCTCGGGTGGAGCGCGGACCAGTCCACCTGGCGGCCCCGGACATACAGCGCCGCAAGCGATTCGAGAAACACCGCGCGCTCGTCCTGTTCGCGCCGCCCGGACGGAACGGCCGTGCCCCCGTCCTCTTCGATCGAGGGCAGCAGGATCGGGTGCGGGCTCAGCTCGACGAATACCGTGCGCCCCTGCGCCATGCAGTCACGGACCGTCTCCGAGAACAGCACGGGTTCACGAAGGTTGCGTATCCAGTACGCGGTATCCAGCTCGGCCGCGGCACAGACCTTTCCGAGCACAGTGGACCACATCGGCACCGCGGCGGCCTCCGGTGTCAGCGTACCGAGCAGGCGACTCAGCTCATCGGTGATGGCGTCGACTTGCGGGCTGTGCGCGGCGACCTCGACCTTGATCCGACGACAGAACACCCCCGCACCGGCCAGCTCGGCCAGGAGTTCCTCCAGCGCGTCCGGGTCGCCGGAGAGCACGGTCGAGCGTGCGCTGTTGCTCGCCGCGATCGACACCCGATCGACGAATCCGGACAGCACCGCGCGCGCCGCCGCTATCGGCAGATCCACCAGTGCCATCGCACCGCGCCCGGCCAGTCCGCGCAGCAACCGACTGCGGCGGCAGATGATCCGCGCCGCGTCGGCCAGGGTGAGCGCGCCGGCCACATGCGCGGCGGCGACCTCACCCATGCTGTGGCCGATGACAGCGTCCGGCTCGATGCCCTTCGACTGCCACAGAGCGGCCAAGGCGACCTCGATCGCGAACAGCACCGGCTGCACGATATCGACCCGGTCCAGCCGAGACCTGGACGGCTCGGCGGTCAATTCAGCAAGAACCGACCATCCGGTCTCGTTCCGGATCGCGTCGTCGCACGCCTCGATGGCCATGCGGAATGCGGGCTCACCGGCGAGCAGTGCGCGTCCCATACCGAGCCATTGCGAGCCCTGGCCGGGAAACACGAACACCACTCGCGGCCGTTCGCCTGGCGCGGTGCCCGGCACCAGTCGCGCAGGCCCGTCGCCCGGTAGCACCAGTGCGGCGCGGTGCTCGTGATGGTGCCTGCGGACAGCCGCGGTGTAGGCGATATCGGCGACCTCGGCCTTCCGTTCGGCGACACCGGCCAGGAAGGCGGCGACCAGATCTGCCAGCGCGCCCGCATGGCGCGCGGAGATCGGCACCAGTGCCGGTCCTGGTTCGGTCGCGTAAGGCTCGGCGTGCTCCGGCGGATCCGCGACGATGACGTGCGCGTTGGTGCCGCTGATACCGAACGAGCTGACGCCCGCCATCCGCGGCGTGCCGTCCTGTTTCGGCCACGGGACCGGTTTTTTCGGCAGTACCAGGGCGGTTCCGGTGAGGTCGATCCTGGGGTTGGCGGTGCGCAGGTGCAGGTTCGCCGGGATACGCTCCCGCTGCAGCGCGAGCACGACTTTGATCAGCCCGATGACCCCGGCCGCCGCCTCCAGATGCCCGATATTGGTCTTCAGCGCGCCGAGCACGCACCGCGAACCGTTGTCCCGCAGCCCGCCGAGCACGTCGACCAGCGCATCCACCTCGATCGGGTCGCCGAGCGGCGTTCCGGTGCCGTGTGTCTCGACATAACCGATGTCCGCCGCGTCGGCGCGAGCGCTGCGCAAGGCCTGACGCAGCAATGCCTTCTGCGCTGAGACGTTCGGCGCGGTCAGTCCGGAGGAACGGCCGTCGGAATTCACCGCGGAACCACGGATGACCGCGAGCACCGGATCGCCGTCTGCCACCGCGTCGGAAAGCCGTCTGAGGACCAGCATCCCGCAGCCCTCGCCCCGGACATAGCCGTTGGCCAGCGCGTCGAAGGTCTTGCATCGCCCGTCCTCGGACAGCGCACGGGAACTGGCCAGCATGTCGGTCATGTCTCTGGCCAGCATCAGATTGACCCCGCCGGCCAGCGCCATCGTGCTCTCTCCGGATCGCAGGCTTTGGACCGCGAGATGCACGGCAACCAGCGACGACGAGCACGCCGTGTCCACGACCATGCTCGGGCCCTGAAGCCCGAGCACGTAGGACAACCGTCCCGCGGGGAACGAGTGCCCATTGCCGGTCACGGTATAGATGTCCCGCCTTCCGACGCTGAGCCGGTCGTAGTCGGTGACGACGACGCCGGCGAACACGCCGGTCCTCGAGCCGGTCAGCCGGTCGGGCCGAGCATGCCCGGCGCGTTCCAACGCCTCCCAGGCCACTTCCAGCAGCAGGCGCTGTTGCGGGTCCATCGCCTCGGCCTCCCGTGGCGCGATACCGAAGAAAGCCGCGTCGAATTTGTCCACATCGGACAGAAAACCGCCCCAGCGTGTCGGAGCTCCGGCGTCCTCGCCCGCCCACCGGTCTGGGGGGACCTCGGTGATGGCGTCGACGCCGTCGTCGAGTAGCCGCCAGAACTCGTCAGGGCTGGTGCCGCCGCCCGGCACCCGGCACCCCATGCCGATGACGGCGATCGGCTCGGTCTTCGCCAGCAGCTCCCGGTCCAGTCTTGTTTGCAAGGTCCGCATGGCCGCCAGGGCCTGCTTCACCGGCGACACCGACTCAATCATCGCGCTGTTCCTGTTCGACGAGCCGGATGCTGGCCAGCAGCATGGCCTCGGCTTCCGCGTCGGAGAGCAGATCGATGTCCGCTGCGACAGAAGACCAATCGTCCGGGTCCGGGTCCGCAGCCGGAGGTTCGGCCACCCCGAGTTCGGCCACCCCGAGTTCGACCGCGATGAACTCGGCGAGCGCGGCGATGGTGGAGTAGGTGAAGACCAGCGCGACCGACAATCGGACGCCGAGCGTGGATTCCAGCCGGTTGCGTAGCTCCACCGCCATCAGCGAGTCCATACCCATGTCCTGGAACGTCGCCTTCCGGCTCGGGCTCGCGGGATCTCGGTGCAGCGTCAGGGAAACCTGCTCGATCAGGTGCTCTTCGATCACCCCGGCCCGTTCCTGGGCGCTGGTCGCGGCCAGCCTGCCGGCGAATGCGGTGGCGATGTCCGAGGCACGGGATTCGATCTCGTCGAACAGCGGTGTCCCCGCCACGCTGGGAAACGACTCGAACCAGTGCCGGAGGTTCAGCTTCATGACCGCGAGCTGCCCGAGGTCCGCGCGCACCCCATTGTCCAATGCCCGCGCGAGACCCGCCGAGGACGCATCGGTGATGCCCTGTACCGCCATACCATCCTGCGCGAGATTCAGGCTCAATGCCCGCAGGCCGATGGCGCGGCGATGGTGTGCGATCGCGTCCAGCCGCGCGCTTCCCATCGGGTCGCCCAGGCACCCGAACAACGAGGCGACCGATGAGCAGAGCACGAAGAGATCGAGTGTGCGATCGAGCGTGTGCTGATGCCAGCGCCACGCGCTGTCGTCGCCCCCGGCGTGGATGAGTCCGCGCACGGTGCCCGCGGCGGCCTCGATCGCGGCGATCAGCCTGATCATCTCGCGGTCGTCGGTAACGCAGGTGTCGATGGTCAGGACCCGTGCCCCAGGAAAGCTGATCGGCCCGACGGCACCGGTCCGGTCCAGGATCACGACGTTGCGCGCACCGCGGTCGGTCATCCACCCGGCGAACGACTCCGCGAGTGCTGCGTCCTCGCAGACGATCACGTATGAGCCGTCGGGCCGCAACGTCGCTGCCCGCTCACGGACATCCGGCACGCGGATCAGCCTGGCCACGAACCGGCCACCGGGGCGAAGGGCGATATCGGTCTCCCGATCGTCGCTGAGCAATTCCGACACAACCGTGGCCACCGCATCCGGTGTCGGCCGCTCGGCAAGGTCCACCCGCGTGACGCACAGCTCCGGATGGTCGAGCCCGATTTCCCTGCCGAGTCCCCACAACGCCGCCTGGTCGACATCCACCGCCGAGGTGTGCTCGCCGACCGCTTGTGCGCCACGGGTCACCAGCCACAGCCGTGGCTGATCGCGCCATCCCATTCCGGCCAGCGCGTCGGCCAGCATCCGCGCGCTCGCGCTGCCGAGACTTCCGATATGCACCACTCCGGCCGGCGCCGGTCCAGCCAGAACCGCCCGCAGGGACGCTATTCCGGTCAGGTCCGCTGTCCGCGCAGCCACCAGATCGCACTGCTTGCCCCGAGCCCGCAGCTCGTCCACGAGCTCGGCGCCGAGGCGATCCTCGCCCGCGAACACGATCCACGGCTCAACTCGGTCTCGCACCGGTTCTCGGTGGGCTCGCTCGCGCCATTCCACGGTATACAGGCAGTCCGCGACCGGATCGGGATAGTGGAGCGGCTGCAGGCGCACCTCCTCGGCTTCCACCAGTACCCGGCCGTCGTCGTCGAGCAGGTAGAGGTCGAAACCCGGCCCCGCCGGTCGGCCATGCGCCCATACCGGGCCCTCCGGCGTCCGATGCACTCGCAACCGACCGATCCCGGTCACCACGTTGCTGCCGGACGAACCGTTGCACAGGGCGATCAGCGCCTGCAGACCGGCGTCCAGCACCGAGGGATGGATGCGGTAATCGGTGCCTCGTCGGTGTGCCTGCTCCGGCGGCACGAGCAGGGCCAGCACTTCGTCCTGGCCGAACCACAGCTCCGAGACCCCACGAAGGTGCTCTCCGATGTCCAGCCCCGCCCCGGCCAGCGCGCGGTAGTGCACGGTCCCGTCCCTGTGTTCGGTGCAGCGGTGCCGGATCAGTGCGGGCTCCTCGCGCATATCCGGATTGCCGGTGTCCGGGCCGACGGTGGCCAGCGCATGCCGTACCCAGTCCGGACCGTGGTGGCTGAATACCTGGAAGAGTTCATCCCGCGTGCTGATCACTGCCTGGGTCGCGGGTAGCACTGCCTCGGAAATTTCCAGCATTCGCTCGAACGCCAGATCAGTAACGGCGATGTCCTCTGTTCCGTACGCTTCGGCGCCCGAAGCCAGTGCCATTTCGGCGAAAATGGCCGCCGAGAGCACGGTGTTCCCGCGCACCGTGAGGTCAGTGAGATACGGCAGCCTTGCCGGGTCCAGCGCGCGTTGCCAGTAGCGGGTTCCGTGCTCTACCGCCGAGACCAAGCCCGCGCCGAGCAGCGGATGGCTCCCGTCAGCGCCGGAGGGCGCGGTGCGCCGGTCGGCCGCGAGCCAGTACCGCTTCCGCTGCCATGGGTAAGCGGGCAACGAAACGACCCGGCCGGTATCGAGTAGCCGATCGAAGTTCGGCAAGCAGCCACCGGCGTACAGTGCGCCGACCGCGCGGCGCAGCGCGGACCGTTCGTCCACGCCTCTGCGCAGCGAACCGATGGCGTGACCATCGATCGGGTGGGCGGCAAGGCATCGCTGGATGTTCTCCAGCAGAACCGGATGCGGCCCGATCTCCACGAAAACCCGGTACCCATCGGAGATCGCGCCGTTCATCGCATCCGCGAACCGCACGGTTTCGCGCACGTTTCGCACCCAGTAGTCCGCATCGAATCGCTGATCATCAACGAGCTTCCCGGAAACCGTGCTGTAGACGGGCAACCGGCTCGGCCCCGGAGCAAGCAGGCCGAGCGCCTGAGACAATTCGTGCCCGGCCGCGTCCATCCGCGCACTGTGGAACGCGTAGCCGACCCGGAGCTCACGGCACGCGGCCCCATCGCGGCGCAGCCGTCCGAGCAAGTCGGCCAGTGCGGTGGCGTCGCCGGAAACGACGGCCGAATCGGGGTCGTTGATCGCACCGATCGTGAGCTCACCTCGGTACCCGCTCAGCAGGTCGCGCACCCGCTCAGCGGGCAGTTCCACCGAAGCCATCCCGCCTTCCCCTGCCGTGGCCTGCATCAACCGTCCCCGGTGGTACACCACCTCGACCGCTTCGGCGAGGGACAGCGATCCGGCCAGGTACGCGGCGGTGACTTCACCGACGCTGTGGCCGATCAGCGCGTCCGGGGCAAGTCCCCATGCCTGCCACAGCCACGCGATCCCCACTTGGATCGCGAACAGCGCCGGTTGCGCGACCGCGGTCTCATCGAGGCGACTGCGCTCCGGGGGCGCGGTCAGCTCGGCCGTCAGCGACCACCCGGTCAGCGGCCGTAGCCATTTCTCGCATTCCTCGACCGCGGCGCGAAACACCGGTTCGGCACGCAACAGGTTCCGACCCATTCCGGCCCATTGCGAACCTTGGCCGGAGCACACAAACACGATCCCTCGCGGCTCGCCATGCTCCACGCTGCCCATCCACGTGTTGCCGGGCATAGTGCCGGCAACCGTCGCACGCAACGAATCGGCCAGCTCCTTCGAAGACGAACCGGTCGCCGCGAGCCGGTGTTCGTGGTGGTCCCGCCGTACCGCGGCCGTGTAGCACAGGTCGCGTAGCGCGACGTCGTTGCCACTGCTGAGCTCGCGCGCCATCGTGGTCGCCGATGCCAGCAGGGAATCGTGCGAGCGGGCGGAAAGCACCAGCAACTCCGTCCGGCACTGGTCCGGCGGCGGCTGGGCGGCGCCCAGCGTGTACAGCACGCCCAGTGAGTCGATCAAGGTCGAGCGGTCGCGGTCCGCACGGCGCAATGTCGGCAGCGCCGTGCCGCCGTGCTGCTCGACCACCGACGTAAGAATCGGATGCGGGTCGACGTCAACGAAGATCTGGCGGCCCCCGGCGAGCAGGTGTTCCATCACGGTGTCGAATCGCCATGGTTCGCGTTCGGTGCGCACCCAGTGCTCGGCATCGAGCAGCGCGCCCTTCATCTGTGCCCCCGTGGCCGAGGAATAGAACGGTATTCGGGTCTCTCCGGGCCGCAGATCGGCGAGCGCGGCCCGCAGGCCAGGCAGCACCGAGTCGACGTAGGGACTGTGCGAGGCGTAATCGACCCTGATCCGCGCCGACGCGACCGATCGCGCGGCGAGTTCGTCCCGTATCGCCTGGATAGCTGCTCGATCGCCGGAGATCACCGTGCTTCCCGGGCTCGCGCTGCCCGCGACCCATACGTCACCGCCGTGCCGGGACAGCAGCTCGTTCGTGTCTTCGGTGGACAGGTCGAGAACGGCCATGCCGCCGTGACCGGACAGTCCGGCGGCGATCGCGCTGCGCCTGCACATGATCAACGCGGCGTCGTCGAGGCTGATCGCTCCGGCGACGTGCGCGGCGGCGACTTCACCCATGCTCATTCCAGCGACGGCGTCCGGCTCGACTCCCTGTGATCGCCACAGGTCGGTCAGCGCGAGCTGCATCGCGAAGATCGCAGGCTGGGCCAGCTCGGTACGCTCGATCCAGCTCTCGTCGGCCGCGGTCAGCAGCCGGGTAAGGGACCAGTCGACGTGCCTGCGCAGCGCGGTCTCGCACCGCGTGATCGCCGACCGGAACGCGGGCTCACGCAGCAATCGCGCACCCATCCCTGTCCACTGCGCGCCCTGACCGCCGAACAGAAACGTGATCGTCGCCCGTTCGCCGTCGACCTTTCCGGCACTGATTCCGGCTCCGGCGTGGCCGCTGAGGAATTTCTCCGCGCCCGAGGCGAGATCGTCGTGGTCGCGAACGGATAGCGCGAGCCGGTGCGAGCCGTCCGCCTTCGCCGACGCGGTGGCGCACAACCGGGAGATCGGGCGCCGGTCCCGAGTGATCGCCAGCTCCCGCACCGCGGCACGGAGGCCGTCTTCGGTGTCCGCGGTAAGAGGCAGCAGGTGGACCGGAGCGTCCTCGCCGCTCTCGAGGACCACATGGCAGTTCGTGCCGCCGAAACCGAACGCGCTCACCCCGGCGACGAGGCGACCGGCCGCATCGCCTCGCCATTCCTCCGACCGCGAAGGCACCCGTAGACCCCATTCGTCGAACGGGATATGTGGGTTGGCCTCCTCGAACTGACCGCATGGCGGCACGGTGCGATGCCGCATCGCCAGCAGTACCTTGATCAGCCCGGCGATCCCGGCCGCCGCTTCGAGATGCCCGATCGCGCTTTTGACCGAACCTATCGGCAGCAGCTGGTCGCGAGCCCGGCCCTCGCCGAGCACCGCGCCAAGCGCGCTTGCCTCGATCGGGTCACCGAGCGCCGTTCCTGTCCCGTGCGCCTCGACGTATCCGACGTCGGACGGCGCGACTCCCGCTCGGCGATAAGCGGTGCGCAGCAAGGATTCCTGAGCCAGCGGGCTCGGCGCGGTCAGGCCATTACTGAACCCGTCGTGGTTCACCGCGCTGCCCCTGAGCACGCCATGAATCGGATCGCCGTCGGCGAGTGCCCGGTCGAGCGGCTTCAGCACGATCATCCCGGCACCTTCGCCGCGACCGTATCCATCGGCACGCGCGTCGAACGCCTTCGACCGCCCGTCCGGTGCCAGCGCGCCGAGCCGGACCAGCGCGTGCACCGTGTCCGGCGCAAGCATCAGGCTGACTCCACCGGCGAGCGCGAGATCGCACTCGCCTTCACGCAGGCTCTGTGCCGCAAGGTGCACCGCGACCAGGGACGATGAGCATGCGGTGTTCACCTGAAGGCTCGGCCCGCGCGCACCCAACGTGTAGGACAGCCGGGCGGGAATAATGCTCGGATCGCCCCCGGCCAACGTGTGCTGGGTGACCAGGTCGGGGTCCGCCCGAATTCCTGCCCCGTACTCACTCCACATCGCACCGACGAACACTCCGGTCCGGCTGCCCCCGAGACTGCGAGGCGGAATGCCCGCGTCATCGAGAGCTTCCTGCATCAGTTCGAGCATGAGCCGTTGCTGCGGGTCTACGTGCGGAGCCTCCCGGGGAGAGATACCGAAGAACTCCGGGTCGAACTCGTCGACCCGGTCGAGGAACCCGCCGCGCGGCGGACCCTCTCCTGCCCATCGACCGTCCGGCGGTTCGGTGAGCGCGTCCGCACCCGAGCTGAGTAATCGCCAGAATGCCGTCGCGTCGGGAGCGCCGGGGAACCGGCATGACAGACCGACGATCGCGATCGGCTGCTCCTGACCTGGCGATTCGTGCTGCGCCGATGGCGTCGATCCGGCTCCGGTGAGCCGACCTGCCAATGCGACCGGCGTCGGATGCGCCCATAACAAGACAGGCGACACCGGATGGCCGCCTACCTCACTCAATTCGTCGGCGAGCGCCGTCAACGCCAGTGAATCGAGCCCATAGCGGGTAAACGGCTCACGTCCATCGATCGCAGCGGGATCCAGCCCACTCAGTGCGGCGGTTCTGGCTATGAGCCAGTCCCGCACGGCCTCCATAGACCATGCCAGCATAGATAGGGCCACCTCCAGCAACCAACTAGATCTTGGCGTGTCGCCGGCGGCTCGCCTGAATCGGACCAGATAGTATCCCTGCCGAATTCGCCATGTAAAGGTGAAAGCCGTCTGGTCGGTTTGGGTCTGGATCTGTCGCCTTCAGTACCCGCGCCGCCAGGATCCGGGCCCTACAATCGCCGCCAGCAGTCAAAACTCTGATAGCTCACGATCATTGAGGTTTTCTCACCGGGCATGAGTGGCTACTTCCCCGATCTCGAGCAGTCCCGCGAACGACGGCGTATCCAGGTAATCGTCCCGGTTGCAGCGCAAGCGCCTTCCCGAGCCTGCGTAGGTTCGGGCAAGTGCTCCGTTACCGCAAGGTCGGTTGTTTGAGCCGTCCGGGATCCGGTGGAGACTCAGCGCCTCCAACCAGCCCAAGACGGCTCAAAGCAACCGACCGGGCATCGATGGCGCGTTGGCTAGCGCAGATGCGTTGGATGCGTTCGGATTTCAGGAGTCTCGTGACGCCGAGCGACGCTCGCCACGTTTTTGCGCGCGAGGAGCCAGCCGACGACAAGCGCAGGAACCATGATGACCACGGCCGCGATCACGGCGCCGCGCTGCACGTCATCGTCGCTGAATGCCATCAATATGACGACACCGACGAGAAACAGCAATGTCGCCACGCTCGTATAAGGCGCGCCGATCAACCGGAAAGACGGACGTTCGACAAGCCCGCGGCGCGACCGACGCCACAACTGCAACTGACACACCACGATTGCCATCCACGACGCGATGGTGCCGAGTGCTGACATGTTCAGCACGATCTCGTATGCCTCCTCCGGTACCACAGCGTTCAGCCCGACACCGATCAGCGCGATCGCGCCGGTGGCGAGAATGCCGACATAGGGCACGCCGCCCTTCGACATTCGCGACGCCACCGCCGGTGCGCTGCCGTTCATCGACATCGAGCGCAGAATGCGACCTGTCGAATACAGACCGGCGTTCAGGCTGGAGAAGGCTGCGGTCAACACGACCATGTTCATGATCGAATCGGCCCCACCGATTCCGAGTGTGGAGAAGAACGTAACGAACGGACTCTCCCCCGCTTTGAACGCCGTGTATGGCAGCAGTAGACCGAGCAGCACGAGCGATCCGACGTAGAACAGTGCGATCCGGGCGATCACGGAGTTGATCGCGCGCGGCATGATCTTCTCCGGATTCTCCGCCTCACCGGCCGCCGTGCCGACCAATTCCACTGCGGAATAAGCGAAGACGACACCTGTCGTCACTGTCACCAGCGGTAGCAGACCGACCGGGAAAAGGCCGCCGTGCTCGACGAGCACACCGACACCGGTCGGCATGCCCTGCAGTGTGGACCGGCTGGCCAAGAAGACCGTGCCGACAATCAAGAAGGCGACCAGCGCGACCACCTTGATCAGCGCGGCCCAGAACTCGAGCTCGCCGAACCACTTCACCGAGACGAGGTTGACGCTCACCACCAGCGCGAGGGCCACCAGGGCGATCAGCCACTGCGGTAGCACCTCGAACGCTCCCCAGTAATGGACATACGTGGCGATCGCGGTGATGTCCACGATTCCGCTCATGCACCAGTGGAAGAAGTACATCCACCCGACCGCGAATGCCAGCTTCTCGCCGTAGAACTCACGGGCGTAGGAGACGAATGATCCCGAGGAGGGGCGATGCAACACCAGCTCGCCGAGCGCCCGCAGGATGAAGAACACGAACACGCCACAGATGGCGTACACGATGAACAATCCGGGGCCGGCACTGGCCAAACGCCCACCCGCGCCCAGGAACAGTCCGGTGCCGATGGCGCCACCGATCGCGATCATCTGCAGCTGACGCGGCCGCAGCGACTTGTGATAACCGGCGTCCTCGGCGTACATCGCGTCTGAGGGAG
The DNA window shown above is from Nocardia sp. NBC_01730 and carries:
- a CDS encoding polyketide synthase, whose product is MLAWSMEAVRDWLIARTAALSGLDPAAIDGREPFTRYGLDSLALTALADELSEVGGHPVSPVLLWAHPTPVALAGRLTGAGSTPSAQHESPGQEQPIAIVGLSCRFPGAPDATAFWRLLSSGADALTEPPDGRWAGEGPPRGGFLDRVDEFDPEFFGISPREAPHVDPQQRLMLELMQEALDDAGIPPRSLGGSRTGVFVGAMWSEYGAGIRADPDLVTQHTLAGGDPSIIPARLSYTLGARGPSLQVNTACSSSLVAVHLAAQSLREGECDLALAGGVSLMLAPDTVHALVRLGALAPDGRSKAFDARADGYGRGEGAGMIVLKPLDRALADGDPIHGVLRGSAVNHDGFSNGLTAPSPLAQESLLRTAYRRAGVAPSDVGYVEAHGTGTALGDPIEASALGAVLGEGRARDQLLPIGSVKSAIGHLEAAAGIAGLIKVLLAMRHRTVPPCGQFEEANPHIPFDEWGLRVPSRSEEWRGDAAGRLVAGVSAFGFGGTNCHVVLESGEDAPVHLLPLTADTEDGLRAAVRELAITRDRRPISRLCATASAKADGSHRLALSVRDHDDLASGAEKFLSGHAGAGISAGKVDGERATITFLFGGQGAQWTGMGARLLREPAFRSAITRCETALRRHVDWSLTRLLTAADESWIERTELAQPAIFAMQLALTDLWRSQGVEPDAVAGMSMGEVAAAHVAGAISLDDAALIMCRRSAIAAGLSGHGGMAVLDLSTEDTNELLSRHGGDVWVAGSASPGSTVISGDRAAIQAIRDELAARSVASARIRVDYASHSPYVDSVLPGLRAALADLRPGETRIPFYSSATGAQMKGALLDAEHWVRTEREPWRFDTVMEHLLAGGRQIFVDVDPHPILTSVVEQHGGTALPTLRRADRDRSTLIDSLGVLYTLGAAQPPPDQCRTELLVLSARSHDSLLASATTMARELSSGNDVALRDLCYTAAVRRDHHEHRLAATGSSSKELADSLRATVAGTMPGNTWMGSVEHGEPRGIVFVCSGQGSQWAGMGRNLLRAEPVFRAAVEECEKWLRPLTGWSLTAELTAPPERSRLDETAVAQPALFAIQVGIAWLWQAWGLAPDALIGHSVGEVTAAYLAGSLSLAEAVEVVYHRGRLMQATAGEGGMASVELPAERVRDLLSGYRGELTIGAINDPDSAVVSGDATALADLLGRLRRDGAACRELRVGYAFHSARMDAAGHELSQALGLLAPGPSRLPVYSTVSGKLVDDQRFDADYWVRNVRETVRFADAMNGAISDGYRVFVEIGPHPVLLENIQRCLAAHPIDGHAIGSLRRGVDERSALRRAVGALYAGGCLPNFDRLLDTGRVVSLPAYPWQRKRYWLAADRRTAPSGADGSHPLLGAGLVSAVEHGTRYWQRALDPARLPYLTDLTVRGNTVLSAAIFAEMALASGAEAYGTEDIAVTDLAFERMLEISEAVLPATQAVISTRDELFQVFSHHGPDWVRHALATVGPDTGNPDMREEPALIRHRCTEHRDGTVHYRALAGAGLDIGEHLRGVSELWFGQDEVLALLVPPEQAHRRGTDYRIHPSVLDAGLQALIALCNGSSGSNVVTGIGRLRVHRTPEGPVWAHGRPAGPGFDLYLLDDDGRVLVEAEEVRLQPLHYPDPVADCLYTVEWRERAHREPVRDRVEPWIVFAGEDRLGAELVDELRARGKQCDLVAARTADLTGIASLRAVLAGPAPAGVVHIGSLGSASARMLADALAGMGWRDQPRLWLVTRGAQAVGEHTSAVDVDQAALWGLGREIGLDHPELCVTRVDLAERPTPDAVATVVSELLSDDRETDIALRPGGRFVARLIRVPDVRERAATLRPDGSYVIVCEDAALAESFAGWMTDRGARNVVILDRTGAVGPISFPGARVLTIDTCVTDDREMIRLIAAIEAAAGTVRGLIHAGGDDSAWRWHQHTLDRTLDLFVLCSSVASLFGCLGDPMGSARLDAIAHHRRAIGLRALSLNLAQDGMAVQGITDASSAGLARALDNGVRADLGQLAVMKLNLRHWFESFPSVAGTPLFDEIESRASDIATAFAGRLAATSAQERAGVIEEHLIEQVSLTLHRDPASPSRKATFQDMGMDSLMAVELRNRLESTLGVRLSVALVFTYSTIAALAEFIAVELGVAELGVAEPPAADPDPDDWSSVAADIDLLSDAEAEAMLLASIRLVEQEQRDD